The sequence TTCTTTCGAGATACTTCCATTGTTGTTAACCTTGATGCATGCTAAAAATATAGTTGTAGACATGTTCCTGTCCTTCTGGGTCTGATTTGTAAGAGGATTTGGACATCAGACCAGGAGTCATTTTGTCGGattatcaattcatttttttttaattcttggatTTTGATACCACTTGATTTGACGGATTAATCAGGTAATGGATTTACctataaaatctttttagatTTAACCAAATCAATATGTAAATTTGATTCAAGTCGGattttaaatagatttattaGATTAACTTGTTAAGCATAtttaacaactaaaaaaaaaaaaatgtctggCACCGATCTTCCTCATTGTTTGAGTTTAATCCGGTGATCTAAAAGATCATTGGTTCAgttaaagaagaacaaaaaccataaattctaaagtaatttaatgttaaacaccggttttttttttttcgcctCCCACATCTTGCAATCCGACCAGTGACTTCCATGGGTTCATGACATGGTTTTTGAGCAATCAActgaaaatgatgattttgtgCCTTTTCCACCTTATTTGCAAAATCAAGTACTTATTAAATAGAAACAAGGCGGTAGAAGGAACGAATCAATGGTACGTTAAAGCCTCTGTatattagtttaaaatatttaaaagagacAAGGATACCAGCCTGCCTTGTAGCTTACTGGCTTGTGTCTGATGCACAATGCAGAAGGGCAAAGGTTCGAAGGCTAGTTCGGTGGTGcttggaggaggtggtggtgttgccatttgttgttgctgctgttgttgttattattattattattactcatAAAAAGAGGTATTCTAAAataccttttttaatttttattttatttactttggaGTAAAATACATGGTGGCAGAAATATGGGTATGGCTTGGTATGGGACCAGCTTAGCCAAAAGAGTATGGGTACTCTTGTTTAGCGGCGGCGGCGGCAGCCTCATCTGGTGCTTATTAGAGATATTCCCGATCTCTTGACGTTGGAGAGTTCGCCATACATGATACATGCTCTATGCCATTGTAATGATATCCTAGTGCGTACTGTTTCTTCTCATATATGTAGTTATGAAAATCATATATAGGTTTAAAACCGGTCCGATCCAATTTCTAGGTTTTGGCTgggttgaatttattttttttaaaaaaattaaaataatattattttaataataaaaaaaaaatcaacaggtttGTAATTAGATCTGGTAACCCGTCGAGTTAcgctgagtttttttttctcttcaacccAGCTTAGAATAATCTAAATGATACTTAAGCAGAAAATCTACAACACGACAttccacaaaacaaaaaacatgagGTCAAAAAGTCCAAAAACCTCCATCCCCACGCCATCTATGATGTGAACCCCTTCTCTACAAACCCAGCAGCCAAAACTCTCCTCAAAACCCAGAAGcccagaaaggaaaaaaaaaaaaaaaaaccttgatcaTGGAGATCTCATCAATAACTATGTCTTTTCCAAAACCCCCACCTTCTcttcccttctcttcttctcaatCCACCTTCTTTAACTCCACTGCTTTCTTCAACAAATCCAGCAAGTCCTATAATTCTCTGGTTCCTGGCAGAACAAGAAGTAGATGTCAGAGGGCTAAAAAGGGTCTAACTTGCAATGCTTTGTTTGGTCTAGGAGTCCCTGAACTGGTTGTTATTGCTGGAGTGGCTACTTTGCTTTTTGGGCCCAAGCAATTGCCTGAAGTGGGAAGGAGTATTGGAAAGACTGTCAAAAGCTTCCAACAGGTTAGTAGTTCCTTCTGGTACTCTTTGGTTTTCAAGTGATAGAAAGTTTTGAACTTTGTTGTTTGTTATGCTGTTTAGGTATCTGGGTAGTGAAAATGATGGGAAATTTAGTTTAACTTAACCAAGTATTAATTAAGTTTGGGAATTTCATCTTAGATCCAGAGTTAAATATGAGGGAAAGAACAGAAAGGAAGATGAAAGATTGTTACTTGTTTCAGttatggttggttttttttgggTATTAAGAAAAAACTGGGACAAAAGTGGTTCAAAGAGCATTCTTGCAACATTTGTCTGCTATGATGGTTTGGTTTCAGTTAAATGGACTCTTGATATCCCAAAATAGATGCATAAGATTGAGTTTAGTCTGTGAAGTTCTAAACTTTGTTCATACATCTTCTCATCAGAACGGTCTGATCAATTGAGCTTCAATATTGGTTCTAGGCTTGTCCTACCGGGGGCTATTTGTATGGCAGTTGTTGCTTTCTGGTTGATGTGCATTTCTATAATCATATTGTACTTGCTTGGATAAGTGGACATGTTAGTTGACTATCTATTTTCTATTACGCAATCCTCTCCTTTTTGGAGACAATGCTTGTTGTAGTTTCATCTTGCCGTTAACTTTTAGGATTAGTTAGAAGTTTGGTTTATTGGTAGTCATATTACTCAAGTCCGAAGCCCGCACTACCCTTCCTCACTTTTACACCAcctgtttttgttctttatcaGTTGTTTACTAGTTTCATCTTCCACTGAATTTATATCCTCAGGATGCTTGCATTCACTATCCTTAGGTTGCAATTTGAACTTAGTAACTAAAATAAGGGTCAAGGCTTAATTATTGAGACACAGACCATGTAATGTTAACATGTTAACCAAGTTGGCAGGTAAAAGCTATAAAGCCTAATTTGTCATTACTGTTGACCTTCTCTGTAATTGCTTTTTGATTGTAAACAGAACATAATAGAAACGAAACCTTAAATTCAGTTTTCTGCTTATAATATCTTTATACAAAACAGTTCTGTCCTATCCCCATTTGGTGGAGCTCGACCTAGACTTGGCAAAACTTTTTACTTTTTCTAGGCGTCTGAACTTTGAATCCAGTCCTGTGCAAAGAATGGTTCTTGAGCTGGTCTGGTTTTTACaattttgatgaagaaaaaggTTGTCTGCAGAAAAGCACCCATGGAGATAAAGTTAGGTGAGAATGATGTTTGGCAGGATGTTTTGTTGATGGTACTTTAGGATCTTTCACAGAGGATTTGCAATTGTAATGGTGTTATCTTTCCTCAACAacaccaataataaaaaaagcattgaTTTGTAGCTTTATTCAAAATGGAGCAAAACACTGATCTGGGGCATGCCCCATCAGTTGCTTTGCAGAACCAAACAGTTCCGAGAACTGTAATTGGGGTAAATGGATTCCCAATTGCCACACCATATGCGGTCTTAAATTGTCTTGTTATGCCTACACAGACTCTCCAATGTGTGTGCACACGCTGATGTGCATGCATCCCTATAGTCTCTCCTTTTAACAGAACACTCAGGTGTCAGTGAAAGATGGGCACAGAGAATTTACAGCTTggttcagaaaaataaaaagaatagaagtTACAGCTTTGAGTTGATGTGGTACAAATTAAAGACTGGCATTGATGAAGATAAAAGGAACTTATTTTGGGACCCTACCAAATGCTGATAATTTCAGATTCAAGCCACTTTTAGTTTACTCAAGTTTTAAAACAGGAGTAGGTCTGATCATTTTAAACGTCACGTAACCTGTTTTATATCCTTTATAGGAACATTTTTGCCCTTAACTAGCACTTGATTGAAGAAGTGACTTGTGAGGTACAGCTTTGAGTTGATGTGGTACAAATTAAAGACTGGCATTGATGAAGATAAAGAAACTTATTTTGGGACCCAACCAAATGCTGATAATTTCAGATTCAAGCCACTTTTAGTTTACTCAAGTTTTAAAACAGGAGTAGATCTGATCATTTTAAATGTCGCGTGACCTGTTTTATATCCTTTCAAGGTACATTTTTGCCCTTAActaggacttgattgaagaagtGACTTGTGGGTTAGGTCCATGCCGACCTTCATGCTTGCTGTTTGCAAGTATTtttctgtttctctttttcctAGACTTGTAAATTATATCAGTGGTAACTCTTTGGGGGTTGAGGGTAGGCCTATATTGTGAAAGGAACTTTCCGGTTACAAGAAAAAAGGTTTGTCTGAAATGTTTTTTGGGAAGTTCGAAGTTTATTCTTTTCCCAAAGCTTACAGAAAATTATTGCTAGAAAAAACATGCATCAACTTAGTGTTCCTTCCATCAAAATTCTCTTTCACCGGAGAGTTCCTTGTAAATATGCATGGCAGTGTTCTATGCTTTTACGGCATTTCATAGACAATATCAGTGTCGTTTGTCTCTGAGCATTGACATTAAGGACATTTGACACAGCATGTGCTCTAAACACACTGATTTTGGATGGCATCATGCCGCGATGATTCTTGCTCATGTGCTTTTTCTATGTTAGTGGCATATGACTCTTTCAAACCAAAGAACCCGAGCCCCTGTTAACTTGTGGTTTTCTATTTTCAGAAAGCTGTTTCATGCTCTTGTATGTGTGTTTGCTTTAATTCTATCTTGAGGACTAAAACTTCCTGCTTGTGCTCGTCTTTAGATGATTCTTTGGTTTTCTACAGATGTTTGCAAGTCTCAAATGCATCTTTTTTCCCCTCAGAGTGTAAAGGCTACATGCATCATAGAAAAGTAATGAAATTTTTGGAGGGTGGTTGTTATTGTTGGAATTGGCTGGTCATGTTACTTGGGGGTATGCAGAATCCCACTtgatatcaaatcaataaatagTGCACAGATGGATGATGTAATTTTATGGCAAGATATAGGAGGATATTCTGAAAGAAAGTTCAAGAAATCGTCAATCAAGCAGTGGACTTGTAAAATAAGTTTCGGGAAAATTgatgtcaaattaaatgataaaaataaatagcaaaatgGACTCATTTTAATGTCTACACAAGTTAATGAACTGTAACGAGTGATCAATTTTATAAGGATCTCTAAGGACCCTCCGGTGAATTTCTGgtagagataaaaatatttaaaagatggGAAAGCAACCTTGATGTAAGGGggtgaagaaaaaataacaataaattggGTCTTTCTACTACCTTGACCTAAAGATAATTGCTCTTTgttgttgtcttttttaaaGCTTGTTTCTAAACCTGTATTTCTATACCCTGAGAAGTGAGAATTGGTCTCGCTTTTCACAATTCCTGGCAAGATTTATTTACATTTCTATTCCTGCCTCGTTCAAGGACTTGTACTCATGTAAATTTGCAGGCAGCAAAAGAATTTGAGTCTGAGCTTAAAAAGGAACCAGATTCCACATCAGATACCCCTGGAGAGCAACCTACAACAATAAGTGAAGAGAAGAAACATGACATTGAAGTCTCAAGCTCAAAGGAGAGTGTATGAGTTTGTAGAAATATGTAGTTGCTACTTTTTCTCAATTTTCAGTTATTGTACCTTGGTGTTTAGATCAAATTATTCATATTCATCTGCAATGTAGATCCCTGAGAAGTCATAATTTGGCAGTAGTAAAATTTGTGAAATCATCGGCGGGGCTGCATAATCActtgaaagatgaaaatgaaatgtAGGTATTAGCTGTGCTATGGACCTGCAGACTATTTTCCAGATTTAAGAGTAGCACAAGAGAGATGGAGatggaaataatataaatagatgaGACAtgagtttttgtattttctattttgaattatatatatatatatatttcaaaattgttttagaaactgatttattttatatttaattttgtccCTCTTAACTAAATATggatagttttctttttctgatatAATTCCAGAATTAGAATTCGGTCTCAAATTTATTCACATCAAAATTGGCAACAACCAGagcctttccttttcctttcccttcATTGTCATTGATTTCGTGAGGGCTTGGCAATCAAAGCTGGAGCctattcaaattaaaacaggCCACAATATGCGTTGTTGTTCTTTCTTGGTGATCCTTTAACAATGGTTTCGTGCCCACAGGATATTGTTTTATGTGATAGCTGACATTCCAATGATAAGCCTACCAGAAATGAGAAAATGTAAAACATTCCTCagttaagtaaataaaaacctaaacaCATCAAGACATGTTAAAAACACATCAAGACATGTTTAAAACCCAACTACCTTGATGACCGAAAGACTCAATTTTCTACTGGATTACAGATGATGTCCATTAGGAATGACAAGTCTATTAACACacaccatatatatatttaggtttttatttacttaactgaggatatatatatatatatatatatatatatatatatatatatatatatatatatatatttcaagttcGAAGTACAAAAGAATCAGTAAAGTCTGATGGAAAAAGTTGGTGAGACAGAAAGTTTCTATTATCATCATTCATCATCATAGTGCTATCATTAAAGAAATGaagatatcaaattaatttgtcaCATTACCACCATTATTGTCACAGCTTGTGTGGGTGGATGGATTGAAGAAGGATAGAATAACGCAACCAACACTTAGAGAGGGTAGGATTATTACATGAGGTAGCCCCGTCACTTTATTATTCAGAATTACTGTAAACAATCAAgcaacttttgattttttaaacctATATCATGAACTTAGAGTTAgtagatttaaattttagattaacacATAAACCACAGTCGCTGGGGAAGGCTGACATAACGCCAACTCCATAACACCTTCTAAAAGGATCCAACTTTTAGAGGGTAGTAGACACCGGACAAGCTCTTCCAagcaattttaatatatatatatatatatatatagttggaaAATTCAAACGAGTCAATACTAACATCACATACAAGAAGACATTACAATATGATCATCTAGTCATTAGTTGCCAGTCATTTGTCGATCACTTTCCTTTATAGTATGTATAACTTTGATGTCATTTACATGTGGATGCCatgcttcatttttcttttgttctccCACGGTTCATATTACTGCATATTTCTTTATGATATTCATTATATCATATACAAAATTTTCTTGTAGTTCTATGGATCCTTGTAACCGCAGGCGCagccatcaaaataatataaagaaaccTTTTGTAGCAATACAAATCACTTCCTCCCTCCAAGAGAGAGAGACCTGCAAAAATCATGAAAGGTGTTAAAGAGACAAAGACCAACTTAATAAGCATAGAAACTGATGAATCATTAGGAAAATTATTGTGGGTTTATTGATGGTGTGATTCGGAACGGGTAGGGCCAGGCAGTGACCAGCATTAGCTAGGGTGGACAGTGCAGAAGGCAGacataaaataatcaaactttCTCATTCCCTCGAAGTCTCAACCTTTTAAAGGCAGGCCACACACAGCACTAACCACAAGTCAGACCCCATAAgcaaacgaaaaccaacaagaaaaaaggaaaagaaaacactgCATATTCTTCTTAGCTTCTCTCCATCTCTTTTActgaacaaaatatatatcaaaatatagtAGAAGTACTAACAGCCATGCCCATTAATCCCATCTTTGGAATCCACAACTCACTTTCCGGGCTATTGGGCTCCGGATCTGCCACCCTATTCACCAACACAACACTCTctttttcttggatttcccattaACATCCCCCATATATTCCCTTTCGTTGTCTCTCTATAcatattattttctctcttcctcgaagaaacaaaaaacaaagaacaacaagTCTTCTTGCTGAGTTTTATTACTGCTGCTGCTTATACCAAGCTAAACAAAGTCTTCTTATAGCAGTAGTATTTTGTGTCATATATTTGCATGCATGGCAGGAAATCCCCCACCTGAAGGGTTAGGAGATGATTTCTTTGAGCAGATCTTGGCAGGGCAGCCACCTGGTTATGGTGGTGAGGCTGTGGGGTCCACCAGCCTGCCCATGATGGGGTTGCAGTTAGGGTCTAGTGCTGCTAATGTTGGATTAATGAGGAGTGGTGCTAATAATAATATGGGAATGATGCCTTTAGGGTTAAACTTAGAGCATCATGGGTTTTTAAGGCAACAACAAGATGATGGCAGTAGTTCTTTAGATACCAACAACAGCAATAAT is a genomic window of Populus alba chromosome 5, ASM523922v2, whole genome shotgun sequence containing:
- the LOC118051507 gene encoding sec-independent protein translocase protein TATA, chloroplastic is translated as MEISSITMSFPKPPPSLPFSSSQSTFFNSTAFFNKSSKSYNSLVPGRTRSRCQRAKKGLTCNALFGLGVPELVVIAGVATLLFGPKQLPEVGRSIGKTVKSFQQAAKEFESELKKEPDSTSDTPGEQPTTISEEKKHDIEVSSSKESV